The following nucleotide sequence is from Dethiosulfovibrio peptidovorans.
GCTTCATCAACAAAGCCCGCCATATCCTGAATAAGATGGGAAGTGAGAAGGATGGTTTTATCGCCCTCCTGACAGAACTCCCGCATAATATCCAGAAACAGGCGACGGTAACCGGCATCAAGCCCGATGGAATAGTCATCGAGGATCAGCAGCTCCGGCTGCTGTGCCAGCAACAGCCCCAGGACAATCTGCGAACGCTCACCGCAGGACAAATTCCTGATCTGGCTGTTACCGGAGAGACCAAGCCGGTCCACCAGATGATAGTAAACTTCTGCGCTCCAATCCGGGTAAAACGCTGAATAGAACCGCTCAATCTGCGTAACCGAAAAAAAATCCCATGCCAGATGCCCTTCAAAGAGCAGGCCGATACGGATACGGTTCTGCGGGGAAAGATCGTGGGAGAGCTCGCCAAACACCCTGCACTCTCCAGCCTGC
It contains:
- a CDS encoding methyltransferase, with the protein product MSSVISVKNLCHSYGDCSVYDGLNLSLQAGRIYALLGKNGVGKTTLIKILMGFLQPQAGECRVFGELSHDLSPQNRIRIGLLFEGHLAWDFFSVTQIERFYSAFYPDWSAEVYYHLVDRLGLSGNSQIRNLSCGERSQIVLGLLLAQQPELLILDDYSIGLDAGYRRLFLDIMREFCQEGDKTILLTSHLIQDMAGFVDEA